In a genomic window of Pangasianodon hypophthalmus isolate fPanHyp1 chromosome 19, fPanHyp1.pri, whole genome shotgun sequence:
- the LOC113524757 gene encoding LOW QUALITY PROTEIN: protein FAM177A1 (The sequence of the model RefSeq protein was modified relative to this genomic sequence to represent the inferred CDS: deleted 1 base in 1 codon), which translates to MSLYLTNISITVTESMTEEKSVKKECECVELGDLQQKDKCREKAPRRVIHFSSGETMEEYSTEDEEDHTHTQPDKNNQLSSVDASKLTWGPYVWFQMWRAATNTVSACDYVGERIASLFGLTSAKYQYAINEYHRSTKQKENEARDSPVSEEAESHFEGKQKEEIQEQNLDKSKVDEPEILDAETRPEPEDLDAETRPEPEILDAETRPEPEKLDAETRPEPEKLDAETRPEPEDLDAETRPEPEDLDAETRPEPEDLDAETCPEPEILDAETRPEPENLNAETRPEPEKLDVPVAAQSV; encoded by the exons ATGTCTCTTTATCTCACTAACATCAgcatcactgtcactgagagCATGACCGAGGAAAAG AGTGTGAAgaaggagtgtgagtgtgtggaacTGGGAGATCTGCAGCAGAAAGACAAGTGTAGAGAGAAAGCTCCACGCCGAGTCATTCACTTCTCCAGCGGAGAGACAATGGAGGAATACAGCACCGAGGACGAggaagaccacacacacacacagcctgacaAAAACAACCAATTGTCCTCAGTAGACgcg TCGAAGCTGACGTGGGGTCCGTACGTGTGGTTCCAGATGTGGAGAGCAGCTACAAACACTGTGtcgg CGTGTGATTATGTGGGTGAGAGAATCGCCTCGCTGTTCGGC CTCACGTCAGCCAAATATCAGTACGCCATCAACGAGTACCACAGGAGCACCAAACAG aAGGAGAATGAAGCTAGGGACTCTCCAGTCTCGGAGGAGGCCGAGTCGCATTTTGAGGGGAAACAAAAAGAGGAGATCCAGGAGCAGAACTTAGATAAATCTAAAGTTGATGAACCTGAGATCCTTGACGCTGAGACTCGTCCTGAACCCGAGGACCTCGACGCTGAGACTCGTCCTGAACCCGAGATCCTCGACGCTGAGACTCGTCCTGAACCCGAGAAGCTCGACGCTGAGACTCGTCCTGAACCCGAGAAGCTCGACGCTGAGACTCGTCCTGAACCCGAGGACCTCGACGCTGAGACTCGTCCTGAACCCGAGGACCTCGACGCTGAGACTCGTCCTGAACCCGAGGACCTCGACGCTGAGACTTGTCCTGAACCTGAGATCCTTGACGCTGAGACTCGTCCTGAACCCGAGAACCTCAACGCTGAGACTCGTCCTGAACCCGAGAAGCTCGATGTTCCTGTTGCTGCACAGAGCGTTTAG
- the LOC128321677 gene encoding uncharacterized protein LOC128321677: MSAASSAIRRLLRPLIESFGIDLILQAKDKLKKMPESKWRKWSDSDTSAQRSPTERSEFICQLVQRIVTQTKTAMLEAIRRVASGRRVICRASASSPAEDQISQRDDLSIAGTNEICEKILALYHSDDFRRPGGEKTAETSLKSHQEVHGIMKGLEEVVSISRSSFELTLKSLSPDSVPVTTKVMAPDCASSAPNAERLFSDQFLSKATQAVRKVLLKTEEKIAASMSSQTSVPVRSETEMNSLMEEVESTASEILWKLFFTLIQSLCKNTSGVSCNDTDQSGPEDERKNFLSCAQKIHENIFKQVFTFVSGRKRAVSEKNKLFLDICPKTAAELEVRSENVQEPAAAERFLDKAILVASEILEKWLSSHISPGLFSGKDSGSSTESSPTVSVDLDRVTAEIVNTVFSGIALEIGITDVENRSEARVGEAQVSDADARSAPYSKNFSNIFTKLRSLIGLGDKKRQSCSCLKNTAAAAEVTDAQSLVSISEAPNLNAVIDSCTEELIEKNADLFLRDELLAKSSSSKAPRLRRFAFLQPCKSGNRIVSEVKKTCEVSSSVPLRSKEFLNKATQVVNEMLLRRLSAADSSRCSIEDVQSAVSTADSLISILYECDESVKDQTKSSDALDAFSCFFDVSEAKSAKKPCNILRKVRSLLQVFFSKASEALSSPTHEERVEEQVDLDLCTNSVITEVIDLLRSELTAPPRVKNEDAYFQTKSTRRVSDIIFRVVESCPLLPSQFPKERHTEAHLRKVSSALNPQMVSTASEISRTVCATVQQFIDADRKSTPSVQNSSFAPLHLFTVVRNQLKAFFTSFSKRVADDERTDASAQSERDEDRVTPIYISEDGTVHELTELEDLSLEEMIHRRARAITDVIAKLLLRNVDRADVGQCSSDSVLGRGNNMLHSIQLPFECVYTFAEESIKALLQNVLNARPSAGNEAQESSFMDKSTVCPFATALAREIKTSSECRSSSSLSKSPQLSAAPSSSSPRADVEEIQEHLSVTDQQNRTGSDGRTSHPAAEDQEKKKRLGLLTRNGRVKCPKKWKKKQSRVPLTSNDQPTPSTSANLHNSSYRESKASGSVFKNARRRLGRIFSNISKTFTSCSNPETAL; the protein is encoded by the exons ATGTCAGCGGCATCTTCTGCCATTAGACGTTTACTGAGGCCTCTCATCGAAAGCTTCGGGATCGACTTGATTCTCCAGGCAaaagacaaactgaagaaaatgCCTGAGTCTAAATGGAGGAAGTGGTCTGACTCAGACACCTCAGCTCAAAG atcGCCTACAGAGAGGTCTGAATTCATCTGTCAGCTCGTTCAGAGAATCGTTACTCAGACCAAAACCGCGATGCTGGAGGCGATCCGGAGAGTGGCATCAGGACGAAGGGTGATCTGCCGGGCGAGTGCTTCATCACCTGCAGAAGATCAGATCTCACAGCGAGATGATCTCAGCATTGCAGGCACTAATGAGATCTGTGAGAAGATCTTGGCTCTGTATCACTCTGACGACTTCCGCAGACCTGGAGGAGAGAAAACTGCAGAAACGTCGCTAAAGTCCCACCAGGAGGTGCATGGAATAATGAAGGGCTTGGAAGAAGTTGTCTCCATCAGCAGGTCCTCTTTCGAGTTAACTCTAAAATCCTTGAGCCCTGATTCGGTCCCTGTGACGACTAAAGTGATGGCTCCTGATTGTGCTTCATCAGCTCCTAATGCTGAGAGGCTTTTCAGCGATCAGTTTCTGAGCAAAGCCACACAAGCGGTCAGAAAAGTTCTTctgaaaacagaagaaaaaatcGCTGCCTCAATGTCGTCCCAAACCTCCGTCCCTGTCCGcagtgagacagaaatgaatTCCCTGATGGAGGAGGTCGAGAGCACAGCCTCAGAAATTCtgtggaaattattttttacactaaTACAATCACTGTGCAAAAACACATCAGGCGTCAGCTGCAACGATACTGACCAGTCTGGACCAGAAGATGAGCGGAAGAACTTCCTCTCTTGTGCTCAAAAGATCCACGAGAACATCTTCAAGCAGGTGTTTACGTTCGTCTCTGGGCGGAAGCGAGCCgtttctgaaaaaaacaagTTGTTCTTGGACATCTGTCCTAAAACTGCTGCTGAGCTCGAGGTCAGGTCGGAGAACGTCCAGgagcctgctgctgctgaacgTTTCCTCGATAAAGCCATTCTGGTTGCGAGTGAGATCCTAGAGAAGTGGTTATCTTCACACATTTCCCCAGGTTTATTCAGTGGGAAAGATTCAGGTTCCAGCACAGAGTCGTCACCGACGGTGTCAGTAGATCTCGATCGAGTCACTGCTGAAATCGTAAACACGGTGTTCAGTGGAATAGCTCTCGAGATCGGAATAACTGACGTGGAAAACAGATCAGAAGCTCGGGTAGGTGAAGCTCAGGTGAGTGATGCTGATGCTCGCTCAGCTCCCTACTCAAAGAACTTCTctaacattttcacaaagctcCGAAGTCTGATTGGACTCGGAGATAAAAAGAGACAGTCGTGCTCATGCCTGAAGAAcacggcagcagcagcagaagtgaCTGATGCTCAGAGCCTCGTGTCGATCAGCGAAGCTCCAAACCTGAATGCTGTTATTGACAGCTGCACTGAGGAGCTCATTGAGAAGAACGCAGATTTATTTCTACGTGACGAGCTGCTGGCCAAGTCCAGCTCTTCTAAAGCACCTCGGCTCAGACGGTTTGCGTTCTTGCAGCCGTGTAAATCCGGTAATCGGATTGTTTCCGAGGTAAAAAAGACCTGTGAGGTGAGCAGTTCTGTCCCTCTGAGGTCTAAGGAGTTCCTCAATAAAGCCACTCAGGTGGTgaatgaaatgctgctcagaAGGTTGTCGGCAGCAGATTCCTCAAGATGCTCAATAGAAGATGTGCAGAGTGCCGTTAGTACCGCAGATTCGCTCATCAGCATTTTATACGAATGTGATGAGTCTGTGAAAGATCAGACTAAGAGCTCTGACGCTCTCGATGCCTTTTCCTGCTTCTTTGACGTCAGCGAAGCAAAATCTGCCAAAAAACCATGCAACATCTTGAGAAAAGTGCGAAGTCTCCTTCAGGTGTTTTTCTCAAAGGCATCTGAAGCTCTGAGCTCTCCCACACACGAGGAAAGGGTGGAGGAGCAGGTGGACCTGGATCTGTGCACCAACAGCGTCATTACTGAAGTCATTGATTTGTTAAGGAGTGAGCTGACAGCTCCACCTAGAGTGAAGAACGAAGACGCCTATTTCCAGACCAAATCCACCAGGCGTGTGAGTGACATCATCTTCCGAGTGGTGGAATCCTGTCCTCTGCTGCCCTCACAATTCCCAAAGGAACGTCACACGGAAGCGCATCTCAGGAAAGTGTCGTCCGCTTTAAATCCGCAGATGGTTTCTACCGCTTCTGAGATTTCCCGAACTGTTTGTGCCACTGTGCAGCAGTTTATAGACGCAGACAGGAAGTCGACGCCTTCAGTCCAGAACAGTTCATTCGCTCCTCTGCACCTTTTCACTGTGGTGCGCAATCAGCTGAAGGCTTTCTTCACTTCCTTCTCTAAACGTGTCGCTGATGATGAAAGGACAGATGCGTCAGCACAGTCAGAGAGGGATGAGGATCGTGTCACTCCCATCTACATCAGTGAGGATGGCACGGTTCATGAACTAACAGAGCTGGAAGATCTTTCTCTGGAGGAGATGATACATCGACGAGCACGTGCTATAACGGATGTGATCGCAAAACTCCTCCTGAGGAACGTGGACAGGGCAGATGTTGGCCAGTGTTCATCAGATTCTGTTCTGGGGAGGGGGAACAACATGTTGCACTCCATCCAGTTACCTTTTGAGTGCGTTTACACGTTTGCAGAGGAGTCCATCAAGGCTTTACTGCAGAATGTGCTAAACGCTAGGCCGAGTGCAGGAAACGAAGCACAGGAGAGCAGCTTCATGGACAAATCGACTGTTTGTCCGTTTGCTACAGCACTTGCACGTGAAATCAAGACTTCCTCTGAGTGTCGTAGTAGCAGTTCGCTTTCTAAGTCTCCTCAGCTATCAGCAGCTCCCTCCAGCTCGTCTCCTCGTGCTGACGTGGAGGAGATTCAGGAACATCTGAGCGTCACTGATCAGCAGAATCGGACCGGAAGTGATGGACGCACCTCACATCCAGCAGCTGAGGatcaggagaagaaaaagaggcttGGACTTCTTACAAGGAACGGGCGCGTTAAG TGTCCCAAGAAGTGGAAGAAGAAGCAGAGCAGAGTTCCTCTGACAAGCAATGACCAGCCGACCCCTTCCACATCCGCAAATCTTCACAACT CTTCATACAGAGAATCGAAGGCCTCGGGGTCGGTCTTCAAGAACGCTCGCAGAAGGCTGGGCAGGATCTTCTCCAACATCTCCAAGACCTTCACCAGCTGCTCCAACCCTGAAACCGCTCTGTAA